The Echinicola rosea genome has a segment encoding these proteins:
- the hslV gene encoding ATP-dependent protease subunit HslV, producing the protein MEKLRSTTVVAIKHNGEVVIGADGQATLGNTVAKSSVNKVRKLQGGKIVTGFAGSTADAFTLLEKFEEKLGAYGNNMKRAAVELAKEWRTDRMLSKLEAMMIVADAEDVLIISGTGDVIEPDMGIATIGSGSMYAQSAARALKKFGTQLSAEEMVRESLNIAADICIYTNHNLVIEKVTG; encoded by the coding sequence ATGGAAAAACTAAGATCTACCACAGTAGTGGCCATTAAGCATAACGGAGAAGTAGTCATCGGCGCAGACGGTCAAGCGACTCTGGGAAATACCGTGGCCAAGAGCAGTGTCAATAAAGTGCGAAAACTGCAAGGAGGTAAGATTGTTACCGGTTTTGCAGGCTCTACGGCGGATGCTTTTACGCTATTGGAGAAATTCGAAGAGAAGTTAGGAGCTTATGGAAACAATATGAAAAGGGCCGCGGTGGAACTGGCCAAGGAATGGAGAACAGACAGGATGCTGAGCAAATTGGAAGCGATGATGATCGTGGCGGATGCGGAAGATGTCCTCATCATTTCCGGTACAGGTGATGTAATCGAGCCGGATATGGGGATCGCTACGATAGGATCAGGAAGCATGTATGCACAATCAGCGGCCAGGGCGCTGAAGAAATTCGGGACGCAGCTTTCTGCAGAAGAGATGGTAAGGGAAAGTCTTAACATCGCTGCGGATATCTGCATCTATACCAACCACAACCTGGTGATCGAAAAAGTAACTGGTTAA
- a CDS encoding pyruvate dehydrogenase complex dihydrolipoamide acetyltransferase: protein MAEVIRMPKMSDTMEEGVIAAWLKKVGDDVKAGDILAEVETDKATMELESYDEGVLLHIGVEEKDAVPVNGVIAIIGEKGEDIDELLKEVEGGGSGDSGADKEESKEEKKEETTSESSSESSAAEEIDTSDVNANLITMPKMSDTMQEGTIASWLKKVGDEVKSGDILAEVETDKATMELESYDDGVLLHIGVEEGDSVPIDGVIAVIGEKGADYEKLLKAHEQKSSGSGSGEEKPAAKEEKKEEPKAASKPAPKKEEASQKTTSSSSTTDTGRIKASPLAKKLAEDKGVDIALVKGSGEGGRIIKRDVESFDPATAQAAAQSGAAAPAAVGQESYTEEKVSQMRKTIAKRLAESKFSAPHFYLTMEINMDKAIEARKSMNEIAPVKISFNDMVIKAVAASLKQHPKVNSSWLGDKIRYNDHVHIGMAVAVEEGLLVPVIRFADSKTLSQISQEAKSLGGKAKNKELQPKDWEGNTFTISNLGMFGIEEFTAIVNPPDACILAVGGIKETVVVKDGQMQVGNVMKVTLSCDHRVVDGAVGSGFLKTLKGLLEDPVRILI, encoded by the coding sequence ATGGCCGAAGTAATAAGAATGCCCAAAATGAGCGACACCATGGAAGAAGGGGTGATCGCAGCTTGGTTAAAGAAAGTAGGAGACGATGTAAAAGCTGGGGATATCCTGGCAGAAGTAGAAACCGACAAAGCCACCATGGAGCTGGAGTCTTATGATGAAGGAGTGTTGCTGCACATTGGAGTGGAGGAAAAAGACGCTGTCCCTGTGAATGGTGTAATCGCCATTATCGGTGAAAAAGGTGAAGACATCGATGAGCTGCTCAAAGAAGTAGAAGGTGGAGGTTCTGGAGATTCAGGCGCTGATAAAGAAGAATCCAAGGAAGAGAAAAAAGAAGAGACAACTTCTGAAAGCAGCAGCGAGAGTAGTGCTGCCGAAGAAATCGATACATCTGATGTCAATGCCAACTTGATCACCATGCCCAAAATGAGTGATACCATGCAGGAGGGAACGATTGCATCTTGGCTGAAAAAAGTAGGTGACGAAGTGAAGTCAGGTGACATCCTGGCAGAAGTGGAAACCGATAAGGCGACCATGGAGCTGGAGTCATATGATGACGGTGTGCTGCTGCACATCGGTGTCGAGGAAGGAGATAGTGTGCCGATCGATGGCGTCATTGCAGTGATTGGTGAAAAAGGTGCCGATTATGAAAAACTTCTGAAGGCACACGAGCAGAAGTCCAGTGGTAGCGGCAGCGGCGAAGAGAAACCTGCAGCCAAGGAAGAAAAGAAGGAAGAACCTAAGGCAGCGTCTAAGCCAGCACCTAAGAAAGAAGAAGCTTCACAAAAGACCACTTCTTCCAGCAGTACCACTGATACCGGAAGGATCAAAGCTTCTCCTTTGGCCAAGAAATTGGCAGAGGACAAAGGAGTGGATATTGCATTGGTCAAAGGATCCGGCGAAGGCGGACGAATCATCAAACGTGATGTTGAGAGTTTTGACCCTGCCACTGCACAAGCTGCTGCCCAATCCGGTGCGGCCGCTCCAGCAGCAGTAGGTCAGGAATCCTACACAGAGGAGAAGGTTTCCCAAATGAGGAAAACCATTGCCAAGCGATTGGCAGAGAGCAAGTTCAGTGCGCCGCACTTCTACCTGACCATGGAGATCAACATGGATAAGGCGATCGAAGCACGGAAGAGCATGAATGAAATTGCCCCAGTGAAGATCTCATTCAACGATATGGTGATCAAAGCGGTAGCCGCTTCGCTGAAACAACATCCAAAAGTAAATTCCAGCTGGCTAGGAGATAAGATCCGATACAATGACCACGTGCACATCGGTATGGCCGTGGCTGTAGAGGAAGGGCTTTTGGTGCCAGTGATTCGTTTTGCTGACAGTAAGACCCTAAGCCAGATCTCCCAAGAAGCCAAAAGCTTGGGTGGAAAAGCCAAAAACAAAGAGCTTCAGCCTAAAGACTGGGAAGGAAACACCTTTACCATTTCAAACCTTGGAATGTTTGGCATTGAAGAATTTACAGCCATTGTGAATCCGCCAGATGCTTGTATCCTTGCCGTGGGAGGTATCAAGGAGACAGTAGTCGTGAAAGACGGACAGATGCAAGTAGGTAATGTGATGAAAGTAACCTTGTCATGTGACCATAGAGTAGTGGATGGAGCTGTAGGATCTGGTTTCCTCAAGACGCTTAAAGGATTGTTGGAAGATCCTGTAAGAATCCTGATTTAA